One window from the genome of Ananas comosus cultivar F153 unplaced genomic scaffold, ASM154086v1, whole genome shotgun sequence encodes:
- the LOC109706416 gene encoding replication protein A 70 kDa DNA-binding subunit B-like, protein MVLEKETHGPVIIILAGMTVRTYRDKIYLSTSSASRLYIELEIPEVTDFLHKIQEPVDRIQRTENKQQATISPQEEMHINRKKIADLLHLEETEIQNAKFTCEVTLKSIDCSYGWWYRACYECKSAIKSYADAFWCRQCGKNDQAPIPWYKLNAIVEDDTGDANFTIFGRIAQDLICVPAQKLATADDSDRYALPPVIKNIIGKKHVFQVMVDPHNTDMGIRSFKVIKNFSSQIAPKIQKQNDGHEIEEQLLLSPPKDLHADLSEEVTPQIISHSRLLQDESRETFDMEQPRRKRLRFAEDDDGPSSSTRE, encoded by the exons ATGGTGTTGGAAAAGGAGACCCATGGTCCTGTTATTATCATCCTTGCAGGCATGACTGTTCGAACCTATCGAG ataaaatatatctttctacttCTTCGGCCTCAAGGCTATACATCGAACTGGAAATTCCGGAGGTTACTGACTTCCTGCATAA GATACAAGAACCAGTTGACCGTATACAGCGGACTGAAAACAAACAACAAGCAACTATCAGTCCACAAGAAGAAATGCATATTAATAGAAAGAAGATAGCTGACCTGTTGCATCTAGAGGAAACAGAAATTCAG AATGCAAAGTTTACATGTGAAGTTACCTTGAAATCAATAGACTGCTCCTACGGTTGGTGGTACAGAGCTTGCTATGAATGCAAGTCCGCAATCAAAAGTTATGCTGATGCCTTCTGGTGTCGTCAGTGTGGAAAAAATGATCAAGCACCTATACCATG GTACAAGTTGAACGCAATCGTCGAAGATGACACCGGCGATGCAAATTTCACTATTTTTGGGAGAATTGCTCAGGATCTGATATGTGTGCCTGCCCAAAAGCTTGCTACTGCAGATGATTCCGATCGATACGCTCTCCCTCctgttattaaaaatataataggcAAAAAACATGTTTTCCAAGTGATGGTGGATCCTCATAATACGGATATGGGTATCAGATCATTTAAAGTAATTAAGAATTTCTCAAGCCAAATTGCACCTAAGATTCAAAAGCAAAATGATGGTCATGAAATTGAAGAGCAATTACTGTTAAGTCCTCCCAAAGATCTCCACGCTGACTTATCTGAAGAAGTAACTCCCCAGATAATAAGTCACTCTAG ATTGCTTCAAGATGAATCAAGAGAAACTTTTGATATGGAACAACCAAGAAGAAAGCGTCTTAG GTTTGCAGAAGATGATGATGGCCCAAGCAGCAGCACCCGTGAATAA